The proteins below are encoded in one region of Engraulis encrasicolus isolate BLACKSEA-1 chromosome 1, IST_EnEncr_1.0, whole genome shotgun sequence:
- the wiza gene encoding protein Wiz isoform X2: MDHKCELCGLVFETRRGLSSHARCHLRQLGVSVSDSSGAPIELLYRLIEERDGALPRPPPRAKKQNDKPGGPIAYQGFKRNGQAQGTLNMKASNQVRKKYSLFSAHFNRKPPTPTAGAVPSATASMATASRQLTLSPLSAGVVKKIAISPSSSSSSAFALSPLGVKQPRPTREKAGGGAQDSDGPLNLATGDPSSRDNVHVCELCGAWFEARKGLSSHARAHLRSFGIESAEAKGAPIDTLHTFMASRGIKSLANAPAVKVKEEESATAISAKRPAPTSPSVKTAAYSSGVKRFKASDLKILDNYSRSGDSTPGGSVVCEFCGELFVRAQSLSSHARGHLRQLGITEWTVMGSPMATLRRVMAQRGVTSILKLPGTPQASPRNSSSSSSPLKIPPHSVGSLKVPSPLKTHTARASTSAAAVPQKARKGMRLVTKPKDEPMEVDVSEVIAAPYATLRTESGAASRSPLKIPKTEPVDPNQPVECTYCQEMFDSRKALSCHARAHLRQLGVRWPAQASPIDTLHQLMEREGTARSPDDKPEPVSPVRRQSASPVTFTPPQPPAAGGKASSDAFEYTCELCGFDFENRKALASHARAHLRQQGVEWPANVSPIETLSTWMQRHPAKVAELHKRYMRGDLPQVSRRKSSVNRSDSEATASDSEASLQKTSSFTTSSSSRSAGSSSSSSRSSGSKGDKNSQGAAEHTRSLRGGDRRSTKTAAENKAQEEKSKPSRSGNIPSLVPRPPESPLVKQVGKVYCLKCRFCEREFRGPLSVQEDWVRHLQEHILNLKKEQRQAAAAQSSSPPLLTPQPV, from the exons aTGGACCACAAGTGCGAGCTGTGCGGCCTCGTCTTTGAGACGCGACGTGGCCTGTCCAGTCACGCGCGCTGCCACCTGCGGCAGCTGGGCGTGTCGGTGTCGGACAGTAGCGGGGCGCCCATCGAGCTGCTGTACCGGCTGATTGAGGAGCGGGATGGTGCTCTGCCCAGACCACCGCCTCGGGCCAAAAAGCAGAATGACAAGCCGGGAG GACCTATTGCGTACCAAGGTTTCAAGAGGAATGGCCAGGCACAGGGCACACTGAACATGAAGGCCTCCAACCAGGTGCGCAAGAAGTACAGCCTCTTCTCCGCCCACTTCAACcgaaaaccccccacccccaccgccggGGCAGTCCCCTCTGCCACTGCCTCCATGGCCACCGCCTCTCGGCAGCTGACCCTGTCGCCGCTGTCCGCCGGAGTGGTGAAGAAGATCGCCATCTCGCCGTCCTCCTCGTCATCCTCGGCCTTCGCTCTCTCGCCCCTGGGGGTCAAGCAACCGCGGCCGACACGGGAGAAGGCTGGTGGAGGTGCTCAGGACTCAGACGGCCCTCTAAACCTGG CGACGGGGGACCCCTCTAGCCGCGACAACGTCCACGTGTGCGAGCTGTGCGGCGCCTGGTTCGAGGCGCGCAAGGGCCTGTCCAGTCACGCCCGTGCCCACCTCCGCAGTTTCGGGATCGAGTCTGCCGAGGCCAAGGGCGCCCCTATCGACACTCTTCACACGTTCATGGCTAGCCGAGGCATCAAGTCCCTAGCCAACGCTCCTGCCGTCAAAGTCAAGGAGGAGGAGTCTGCCACGGCCATCTCAGCCAAACGCCCTGCTCCAACCTCCCCCTCGGTCAAGACGGCAGCGTATTCTTCGGGGGTCAAGCGGTTCAAAGCCTCAGATTTGAAGATTCTTGATAATTACTCAAGAAGTGGTG ACTCCACCCCGGGGGGGAGCGTTGTGTGCGAGTTTTGCGGTGAGCTGTTCGTGCGCGCCCAGAGTCTGTCCAGTCACGCCCGCGGCCACCTGCGCCAGCTGGGCATCACCGAGTGGACCGTCATGGGCTCACCCATGGCCACCCTGCGACGG GTCATGGCCCAGCGTGGGGTCACCAGCATCCTGAAGCTGCCAGGCACCCCCCAGGCCTCCCctcgcaacagcagcagcagcagcagccctctcAAGATCCCCCCGCACTCTGTCGGCTCGCTCAAG GTGCCAAGCCCCCTCAAGACACACACTGCCAGAGCCTCCACCTCTGCTGCTGCGGTTCCGCAGAAGGCGCGTAAGGGCATGCGCCTGGTGACCAAGCCCAAGGACGAGCCCATGGAGGTGGACGTGAGTGAGGTGATCGCGGCCCCATATGCGACTCTCAGGACCGAGTCTGGTGCTGCCTCTCGGTCACCTTTGAAAA TTCCCAAGACTGAGCCCGTGGACCCCAACCAGCCCGTAGAGTGCACCTACTGCCAGGAGATGTTCGACAGCCGCAAAGCCCTCTCGTGCCACGCCCGTGCCCACCTGCGGCAGCTGGGGGTGCGGTGGCCCGCCCAGGCCTCGCCCATCGACACCCTGCACCAGCTGATGGAGCGAGAGGGCACGGCACGCTCCCCGGACGACAAGCCCGAGCCGGTCAGCCCGGTCCGGCGGCAGAGCGCCTCCCCAGTCACCTTCACGCCACCCCAGCCCCCCGCAGCGGGGGGGAAGGCATCCTCCGATG CCTTCGAGTACACGTGCGAGCTGTGCGGCTTTGACTTTGAGAACCGCAAGGCGCTGGCGAGCCACGCGCGGGCCCACCTGCGGCAGCAGGGGGTGGAGTGGCCGGCCAACGTGTCCCCCATCGAGACCCTCTCCACCTGGATGCAGCGGCACCCCGCCAAGGTGGCCGAGCTCCACAAGCGCTACATGAGGGGAGACCTGCCGCAAGTCAGCCGGAGG AAGAGCTCGGTGAATCGGAGTGACTCTGAGGCGACGGCCAGCGACTCGGAAGCGAGTCTCCAGAAgacctcctccttcaccacctcctcctcctccaggtctgcagggtcctcctcatcctcctcgcgCTCCTCAGGCAGTAAAGGAGACAAGAACAGCCAGGGGGCAGCAGAGCACACGCGATCACTCAGAG GTGGTGATCGTCGCAGTACAAAGACCGCGGCGGAAAACAAGGCCCAGGAGGAGAAGTCAAAGCCCTCCCGCTCAGGCAACATCCCCTCCCTGGTCCCCAGACCGCCTGAATCCCCACTGGTCAAACAGGTCGGGAAGGTCTACTGCCTCAAATGCAG GTTCTGTGAGCGTGAGTTCCGCGGGCCGCTGTCGGTGCAGGAGGACTGGGTGAGGCACCTCCAGGAGCACATCCTCAACCTGAAGAAGGAGCAGAGGCAAGCAGCCGCCGCACAGAGcagctcacctcctctcctcaccccacaaCCTGTatga